In Pithys albifrons albifrons isolate INPA30051 chromosome 6, PitAlb_v1, whole genome shotgun sequence, a single genomic region encodes these proteins:
- the DACT1 gene encoding dapper homolog 1 isoform X1 produces the protein MKASPAGAAAAPGPAAGPAGAPREPDARWREKGEAEAERQRTRERLEATLAGLGELEYLRQRQELLVKSLLLRRPAGAAPGAQGGRGDTPGEGPPPRSLEEKFLEENILLLRRQLNCLRRRDAGLLNQLQELDKQISDLRLDVEKTTDEHLETDSRPSSGFYELSDGASGSLSNSSNSVFSECLSSCHSSTCFCSPLEATLNISDGRPKSADLIGWMDYNKEGQHEDQTAGSVCRSLSTPHSNSLDVVADVHPKYQCDLVSKNGNDIYRYPSPLHAVAVQSPMFLLPVTETPQREEERLGCDISDVCTPSETDSGQSANTFVPQSSWTAPCPSTSKRIDSYILSLVQKKTHAVRTNKPRTSLNADPTKGILRHGSMCVRQPAPVVAHGNVVNLKSTKQVCLPPGGTPALDHTAPSPLKQRPREPAGEQLESRKAPLPVGFPPSTTTELQSKHLPRGVKPAPLELNRNAVATAGDVPKENSQLFAASPKESPGKPVVLQPENRVSQPPKKILLKSSLQAARSSSPAVEERPALDFKSEGSSSQSLDDGLLVNAQYIPAQQQSMKLHKGTRNVKILKSSALKHRSHLANGLENSSQTLREKTKPVGKKCRFPEELDTNKKLKKPSSRGKRGSGLPLEPGPPSRQGGGLHRSTLRSHGHGREVVVAKPKHKRADYRRWKSSAEISYEEALRRARRNRREGVGVYPQVPLPYVSPYAYVASDSEYSAECESLFHSTVVDTSEDEQSNYTTNCFGDSESSLSEVEFVGESTTTSDSDESGGLIWSQFVQTLPIQTVTAPELHENAAKAFVKIKASHNLKKKILRFRSGSLKLMTTV, from the exons ATGAAGGCGAGCCCCGCGGGCGCCGCGGCGGCGCCGGGACCGGCAGCGGGACCGGCGGGGGCGCCGCGGGAGCCCGATGCGCGCTGGAGGGAGAAGGGCGAAGCGGAGGCGGAGCGGCAGCGCACCCGGGAGCGGCTGGAAGCCACGCTGGCCGGGCTGGGCGAGCTGGAGTACCTGCGGCAgcggcaggagctgctggtgaagAGCCTCCTGCTTCGGCGGCCGGCGGGAGCGGCGCCCGGGGCGCAGGGCGGCCGCGGGGACACGCCGGGAGAGGGACCGCCGCCGCGCAGCCTGGAGGAGAAGTTCCTGGAGGAGAACATCCTCCTCCTGCGGAGGCAGCTG AACTGCTTGAGGAGGAGGGATGCTGGCTTATTAAATCAGCTACAAGAGCTGGATAAGCAAATAAGTGATCTCCGCCTGGACGTGGAAAAAACAACAGATGAACACCTTGAGACAGACAGTCGTCCAAGTTCAG GGTTTTATGAGCTGAGTGATGGAGCTTCTGGATCGCTTTCCAATTCATCTAACTCTGTCTTCAGTGAGTGTTTATCCAGTTGCCATTCTAGCACTTGCTTTTGCAGCCCTTTGGAGGCAACACTGAATATCTCAGATGGACGCCCTAAATCTGCAG ATCTCATAGGCTGGATGGACTATAATAAGGAAGGCCAGCATGAGGACCAGACCGCAGGCTCTGTCTGTCGCTCTTTGTCCACACCGCACTCAAATTCCCTCGATGTCGTTGCAGATGTACATCCCAAGTACCAGTGCGATCTGGTGTCTAAAAACGGGAACGACATCTACCGCTACCCCAGCCCGCTCCACGCTGTGGCTGTGCAGAGTCCCATGTTCCTCCTCCCTGTGACTGAAACCCCTCAGCGAGAAGAGGAGAGGCTCGGTTGCGATATTAGCGACGTTTGCACCCCGTCTGAAACGGACTCGGGGCAATCCGCCAACACCTTTGTCCCGCAGAGCTCCTGGACGGCGCCCTGCCCTTCCACCAGCAAGAGGATAGACAGTTACATCTTGAGCCTGGTTCAGAAAAAGACTCACGCGGTAAGGACTAACAAACCCAGGACGAGCCTCAATGCCGATCCCACCAAAGGGATCTTGAGGCATGGAAGCATGTGTGTCAGGCAGCCGGCACCGGTGGTGGCTCACGGCAACGTGGTGAACCTGAAGAGCACCAAGCAGGTGTGTTTGCCTCCTGGTGGGACCCCAGCTCTGGACCACACAGCACCCTCTCCGTTAAAGCAGAGGCCGAGGGAGCCAGCTGGTGAGCAGCTGGAGAGTAGGAAGGCACCTTTACCAGTAGGTTTTCCACCCAGCACAACAACAGAACTTCAGAGCAAACACCTGCCACGAGGTGTCAAACCGGCACCGCTGGAGCTCAACCGCAACGCGGTGGCCACAGCAGGGGATGTCCCCAAGGAGAACAGCCAGCTCTTCGCTGCGTCTCCCAAAGAGAGCCCAGGGAAGCCCGTGGTGCTGCAGCCAGAGAACAGGGTCAGCCAGCCCCCCAAAAAGATCCTGCTGAAGAGCAGCTTGCAGGCAGCTCGCTCCTCGTCGCCGGCTGTCGAGGAGAGGCCCGCGCTGGATTTCAAAAGCGAGGGCTCTTCCTCGCAGAGCCTGGACGATGGGCTGCTGGTGAACGCCCAGTacatcccagcccagcagcagagcatgAAGCTTCACAAAGGCACCCGCAACGTCAAGATCTTGAAAAGCTCCGCCTTGAAACACAGGTCCCACCTTGCCAACGGGCTAGAGAACAGCTCGCAGACCTTGCGGgagaaaaccaaaccagttGGCAAGAAGTGCCGCTTTCCCGAGGAGTTGGATACaaataagaaactgaaaaagcCCTCGTCCCGGGGGAAGAGAGGCAGCGGTTTGCCGCTGGAGCCGGGCCCCCCCAGCCGGCAGGGTGGTGGCCTGCACAGATCCACCCTGCGGTCCCACGGGCACGGCCGAGAGGTCGTGGTGGCCAAGCCGAAACACAAGCGTGCCGACTACCGCCGGTGGAAGTCGTCAGCGGAGATTTCCTACGAGGAGGCCCTGCGGAGGGCCAGGAGGAACCGGCGGGAAGGCGTGGGGGTGTACCCACAGGTCCCCCTGCCCTACGTGAGCCCCTACGCCTACGTGGCCAGCGACTCGGAGTACTCAGCCGAGTGCGAGTCCTTGTTCCACTCCACTGTGGTGGACACGAGCGAGGACGAGCAGAGCAACTACACGACGAACTGCTTTGGAGACAGCGAGTCAAGCCTGAGCGAGGTGGAGTTCGTAGGGGAGAGCACAACCACCAGCGACTCTGATGAGAGCGGGGGCCTGATTTGGTCCCAGTTTGTCCAGACGCTCCCTATCCAAACAGTCACGGCGCCAGAGCTGCATGAAAATGCAGCAAAGGCCTTTGTCAAAATCAAAGCCTCCCATAACCTCAAGAAGAAGATCCTCCGCTTTCGGTCAGGCTCCCTGAAGCTCATGACAACCGTCTAG
- the DACT1 gene encoding dapper homolog 1 isoform X2: MKASPAGAAAAPGPAAGPAGAPREPDARWREKGEAEAERQRTRERLEATLAGLGELEYLRQRQELLVKSLLLRRPAGAAPGAQGGRGDTPGEGPPPRSLEEKFLEENILLLRRQLNCLRRRDAGLLNQLQELDKQISDLRLDVEKTTDEHLETDSRPSSGFYELSDGASGSLSNSSNSVFNLIGWMDYNKEGQHEDQTAGSVCRSLSTPHSNSLDVVADVHPKYQCDLVSKNGNDIYRYPSPLHAVAVQSPMFLLPVTETPQREEERLGCDISDVCTPSETDSGQSANTFVPQSSWTAPCPSTSKRIDSYILSLVQKKTHAVRTNKPRTSLNADPTKGILRHGSMCVRQPAPVVAHGNVVNLKSTKQVCLPPGGTPALDHTAPSPLKQRPREPAGEQLESRKAPLPVGFPPSTTTELQSKHLPRGVKPAPLELNRNAVATAGDVPKENSQLFAASPKESPGKPVVLQPENRVSQPPKKILLKSSLQAARSSSPAVEERPALDFKSEGSSSQSLDDGLLVNAQYIPAQQQSMKLHKGTRNVKILKSSALKHRSHLANGLENSSQTLREKTKPVGKKCRFPEELDTNKKLKKPSSRGKRGSGLPLEPGPPSRQGGGLHRSTLRSHGHGREVVVAKPKHKRADYRRWKSSAEISYEEALRRARRNRREGVGVYPQVPLPYVSPYAYVASDSEYSAECESLFHSTVVDTSEDEQSNYTTNCFGDSESSLSEVEFVGESTTTSDSDESGGLIWSQFVQTLPIQTVTAPELHENAAKAFVKIKASHNLKKKILRFRSGSLKLMTTV; the protein is encoded by the exons ATGAAGGCGAGCCCCGCGGGCGCCGCGGCGGCGCCGGGACCGGCAGCGGGACCGGCGGGGGCGCCGCGGGAGCCCGATGCGCGCTGGAGGGAGAAGGGCGAAGCGGAGGCGGAGCGGCAGCGCACCCGGGAGCGGCTGGAAGCCACGCTGGCCGGGCTGGGCGAGCTGGAGTACCTGCGGCAgcggcaggagctgctggtgaagAGCCTCCTGCTTCGGCGGCCGGCGGGAGCGGCGCCCGGGGCGCAGGGCGGCCGCGGGGACACGCCGGGAGAGGGACCGCCGCCGCGCAGCCTGGAGGAGAAGTTCCTGGAGGAGAACATCCTCCTCCTGCGGAGGCAGCTG AACTGCTTGAGGAGGAGGGATGCTGGCTTATTAAATCAGCTACAAGAGCTGGATAAGCAAATAAGTGATCTCCGCCTGGACGTGGAAAAAACAACAGATGAACACCTTGAGACAGACAGTCGTCCAAGTTCAG GGTTTTATGAGCTGAGTGATGGAGCTTCTGGATCGCTTTCCAATTCATCTAACTCTGTCTTCA ATCTCATAGGCTGGATGGACTATAATAAGGAAGGCCAGCATGAGGACCAGACCGCAGGCTCTGTCTGTCGCTCTTTGTCCACACCGCACTCAAATTCCCTCGATGTCGTTGCAGATGTACATCCCAAGTACCAGTGCGATCTGGTGTCTAAAAACGGGAACGACATCTACCGCTACCCCAGCCCGCTCCACGCTGTGGCTGTGCAGAGTCCCATGTTCCTCCTCCCTGTGACTGAAACCCCTCAGCGAGAAGAGGAGAGGCTCGGTTGCGATATTAGCGACGTTTGCACCCCGTCTGAAACGGACTCGGGGCAATCCGCCAACACCTTTGTCCCGCAGAGCTCCTGGACGGCGCCCTGCCCTTCCACCAGCAAGAGGATAGACAGTTACATCTTGAGCCTGGTTCAGAAAAAGACTCACGCGGTAAGGACTAACAAACCCAGGACGAGCCTCAATGCCGATCCCACCAAAGGGATCTTGAGGCATGGAAGCATGTGTGTCAGGCAGCCGGCACCGGTGGTGGCTCACGGCAACGTGGTGAACCTGAAGAGCACCAAGCAGGTGTGTTTGCCTCCTGGTGGGACCCCAGCTCTGGACCACACAGCACCCTCTCCGTTAAAGCAGAGGCCGAGGGAGCCAGCTGGTGAGCAGCTGGAGAGTAGGAAGGCACCTTTACCAGTAGGTTTTCCACCCAGCACAACAACAGAACTTCAGAGCAAACACCTGCCACGAGGTGTCAAACCGGCACCGCTGGAGCTCAACCGCAACGCGGTGGCCACAGCAGGGGATGTCCCCAAGGAGAACAGCCAGCTCTTCGCTGCGTCTCCCAAAGAGAGCCCAGGGAAGCCCGTGGTGCTGCAGCCAGAGAACAGGGTCAGCCAGCCCCCCAAAAAGATCCTGCTGAAGAGCAGCTTGCAGGCAGCTCGCTCCTCGTCGCCGGCTGTCGAGGAGAGGCCCGCGCTGGATTTCAAAAGCGAGGGCTCTTCCTCGCAGAGCCTGGACGATGGGCTGCTGGTGAACGCCCAGTacatcccagcccagcagcagagcatgAAGCTTCACAAAGGCACCCGCAACGTCAAGATCTTGAAAAGCTCCGCCTTGAAACACAGGTCCCACCTTGCCAACGGGCTAGAGAACAGCTCGCAGACCTTGCGGgagaaaaccaaaccagttGGCAAGAAGTGCCGCTTTCCCGAGGAGTTGGATACaaataagaaactgaaaaagcCCTCGTCCCGGGGGAAGAGAGGCAGCGGTTTGCCGCTGGAGCCGGGCCCCCCCAGCCGGCAGGGTGGTGGCCTGCACAGATCCACCCTGCGGTCCCACGGGCACGGCCGAGAGGTCGTGGTGGCCAAGCCGAAACACAAGCGTGCCGACTACCGCCGGTGGAAGTCGTCAGCGGAGATTTCCTACGAGGAGGCCCTGCGGAGGGCCAGGAGGAACCGGCGGGAAGGCGTGGGGGTGTACCCACAGGTCCCCCTGCCCTACGTGAGCCCCTACGCCTACGTGGCCAGCGACTCGGAGTACTCAGCCGAGTGCGAGTCCTTGTTCCACTCCACTGTGGTGGACACGAGCGAGGACGAGCAGAGCAACTACACGACGAACTGCTTTGGAGACAGCGAGTCAAGCCTGAGCGAGGTGGAGTTCGTAGGGGAGAGCACAACCACCAGCGACTCTGATGAGAGCGGGGGCCTGATTTGGTCCCAGTTTGTCCAGACGCTCCCTATCCAAACAGTCACGGCGCCAGAGCTGCATGAAAATGCAGCAAAGGCCTTTGTCAAAATCAAAGCCTCCCATAACCTCAAGAAGAAGATCCTCCGCTTTCGGTCAGGCTCCCTGAAGCTCATGACAACCGTCTAG
- the DACT1 gene encoding dapper homolog 1 isoform X3 has protein sequence MKASPAGAAAAPGPAAGPAGAPREPDARWREKGEAEAERQRTRERLEATLAGLGELEYLRQRQELLVKSLLLRRPAGAAPGAQGGRGDTPGEGPPPRSLEEKFLEENILLLRRQLNCLRRRDAGLLNQLQELDKQISDLRLDVEKTTDEHLETDSRPSSGFYELSDGASGSLSNSSNSVFSECLSSCHSSTCFCSPLEATLNISDGRPKSADVHPKYQCDLVSKNGNDIYRYPSPLHAVAVQSPMFLLPVTETPQREEERLGCDISDVCTPSETDSGQSANTFVPQSSWTAPCPSTSKRIDSYILSLVQKKTHAVRTNKPRTSLNADPTKGILRHGSMCVRQPAPVVAHGNVVNLKSTKQVCLPPGGTPALDHTAPSPLKQRPREPAGEQLESRKAPLPVGFPPSTTTELQSKHLPRGVKPAPLELNRNAVATAGDVPKENSQLFAASPKESPGKPVVLQPENRVSQPPKKILLKSSLQAARSSSPAVEERPALDFKSEGSSSQSLDDGLLVNAQYIPAQQQSMKLHKGTRNVKILKSSALKHRSHLANGLENSSQTLREKTKPVGKKCRFPEELDTNKKLKKPSSRGKRGSGLPLEPGPPSRQGGGLHRSTLRSHGHGREVVVAKPKHKRADYRRWKSSAEISYEEALRRARRNRREGVGVYPQVPLPYVSPYAYVASDSEYSAECESLFHSTVVDTSEDEQSNYTTNCFGDSESSLSEVEFVGESTTTSDSDESGGLIWSQFVQTLPIQTVTAPELHENAAKAFVKIKASHNLKKKILRFRSGSLKLMTTV, from the exons ATGAAGGCGAGCCCCGCGGGCGCCGCGGCGGCGCCGGGACCGGCAGCGGGACCGGCGGGGGCGCCGCGGGAGCCCGATGCGCGCTGGAGGGAGAAGGGCGAAGCGGAGGCGGAGCGGCAGCGCACCCGGGAGCGGCTGGAAGCCACGCTGGCCGGGCTGGGCGAGCTGGAGTACCTGCGGCAgcggcaggagctgctggtgaagAGCCTCCTGCTTCGGCGGCCGGCGGGAGCGGCGCCCGGGGCGCAGGGCGGCCGCGGGGACACGCCGGGAGAGGGACCGCCGCCGCGCAGCCTGGAGGAGAAGTTCCTGGAGGAGAACATCCTCCTCCTGCGGAGGCAGCTG AACTGCTTGAGGAGGAGGGATGCTGGCTTATTAAATCAGCTACAAGAGCTGGATAAGCAAATAAGTGATCTCCGCCTGGACGTGGAAAAAACAACAGATGAACACCTTGAGACAGACAGTCGTCCAAGTTCAG GGTTTTATGAGCTGAGTGATGGAGCTTCTGGATCGCTTTCCAATTCATCTAACTCTGTCTTCAGTGAGTGTTTATCCAGTTGCCATTCTAGCACTTGCTTTTGCAGCCCTTTGGAGGCAACACTGAATATCTCAGATGGACGCCCTAAATCTGCAG ATGTACATCCCAAGTACCAGTGCGATCTGGTGTCTAAAAACGGGAACGACATCTACCGCTACCCCAGCCCGCTCCACGCTGTGGCTGTGCAGAGTCCCATGTTCCTCCTCCCTGTGACTGAAACCCCTCAGCGAGAAGAGGAGAGGCTCGGTTGCGATATTAGCGACGTTTGCACCCCGTCTGAAACGGACTCGGGGCAATCCGCCAACACCTTTGTCCCGCAGAGCTCCTGGACGGCGCCCTGCCCTTCCACCAGCAAGAGGATAGACAGTTACATCTTGAGCCTGGTTCAGAAAAAGACTCACGCGGTAAGGACTAACAAACCCAGGACGAGCCTCAATGCCGATCCCACCAAAGGGATCTTGAGGCATGGAAGCATGTGTGTCAGGCAGCCGGCACCGGTGGTGGCTCACGGCAACGTGGTGAACCTGAAGAGCACCAAGCAGGTGTGTTTGCCTCCTGGTGGGACCCCAGCTCTGGACCACACAGCACCCTCTCCGTTAAAGCAGAGGCCGAGGGAGCCAGCTGGTGAGCAGCTGGAGAGTAGGAAGGCACCTTTACCAGTAGGTTTTCCACCCAGCACAACAACAGAACTTCAGAGCAAACACCTGCCACGAGGTGTCAAACCGGCACCGCTGGAGCTCAACCGCAACGCGGTGGCCACAGCAGGGGATGTCCCCAAGGAGAACAGCCAGCTCTTCGCTGCGTCTCCCAAAGAGAGCCCAGGGAAGCCCGTGGTGCTGCAGCCAGAGAACAGGGTCAGCCAGCCCCCCAAAAAGATCCTGCTGAAGAGCAGCTTGCAGGCAGCTCGCTCCTCGTCGCCGGCTGTCGAGGAGAGGCCCGCGCTGGATTTCAAAAGCGAGGGCTCTTCCTCGCAGAGCCTGGACGATGGGCTGCTGGTGAACGCCCAGTacatcccagcccagcagcagagcatgAAGCTTCACAAAGGCACCCGCAACGTCAAGATCTTGAAAAGCTCCGCCTTGAAACACAGGTCCCACCTTGCCAACGGGCTAGAGAACAGCTCGCAGACCTTGCGGgagaaaaccaaaccagttGGCAAGAAGTGCCGCTTTCCCGAGGAGTTGGATACaaataagaaactgaaaaagcCCTCGTCCCGGGGGAAGAGAGGCAGCGGTTTGCCGCTGGAGCCGGGCCCCCCCAGCCGGCAGGGTGGTGGCCTGCACAGATCCACCCTGCGGTCCCACGGGCACGGCCGAGAGGTCGTGGTGGCCAAGCCGAAACACAAGCGTGCCGACTACCGCCGGTGGAAGTCGTCAGCGGAGATTTCCTACGAGGAGGCCCTGCGGAGGGCCAGGAGGAACCGGCGGGAAGGCGTGGGGGTGTACCCACAGGTCCCCCTGCCCTACGTGAGCCCCTACGCCTACGTGGCCAGCGACTCGGAGTACTCAGCCGAGTGCGAGTCCTTGTTCCACTCCACTGTGGTGGACACGAGCGAGGACGAGCAGAGCAACTACACGACGAACTGCTTTGGAGACAGCGAGTCAAGCCTGAGCGAGGTGGAGTTCGTAGGGGAGAGCACAACCACCAGCGACTCTGATGAGAGCGGGGGCCTGATTTGGTCCCAGTTTGTCCAGACGCTCCCTATCCAAACAGTCACGGCGCCAGAGCTGCATGAAAATGCAGCAAAGGCCTTTGTCAAAATCAAAGCCTCCCATAACCTCAAGAAGAAGATCCTCCGCTTTCGGTCAGGCTCCCTGAAGCTCATGACAACCGTCTAG
- the DACT1 gene encoding dapper homolog 1 isoform X4, with protein MKASPAGAAAAPGPAAGPAGAPREPDARWREKGEAEAERQRTRERLEATLAGLGELEYLRQRQELLVKSLLLRRPAGAAPGAQGGRGDTPGEGPPPRSLEEKFLEENILLLRRQLNCLRRRDAGLLNQLQELDKQISDLRLDVEKTTDEHLETDSRPSSGFYELSDGASGSLSNSSNSVFNVHPKYQCDLVSKNGNDIYRYPSPLHAVAVQSPMFLLPVTETPQREEERLGCDISDVCTPSETDSGQSANTFVPQSSWTAPCPSTSKRIDSYILSLVQKKTHAVRTNKPRTSLNADPTKGILRHGSMCVRQPAPVVAHGNVVNLKSTKQVCLPPGGTPALDHTAPSPLKQRPREPAGEQLESRKAPLPVGFPPSTTTELQSKHLPRGVKPAPLELNRNAVATAGDVPKENSQLFAASPKESPGKPVVLQPENRVSQPPKKILLKSSLQAARSSSPAVEERPALDFKSEGSSSQSLDDGLLVNAQYIPAQQQSMKLHKGTRNVKILKSSALKHRSHLANGLENSSQTLREKTKPVGKKCRFPEELDTNKKLKKPSSRGKRGSGLPLEPGPPSRQGGGLHRSTLRSHGHGREVVVAKPKHKRADYRRWKSSAEISYEEALRRARRNRREGVGVYPQVPLPYVSPYAYVASDSEYSAECESLFHSTVVDTSEDEQSNYTTNCFGDSESSLSEVEFVGESTTTSDSDESGGLIWSQFVQTLPIQTVTAPELHENAAKAFVKIKASHNLKKKILRFRSGSLKLMTTV; from the exons ATGAAGGCGAGCCCCGCGGGCGCCGCGGCGGCGCCGGGACCGGCAGCGGGACCGGCGGGGGCGCCGCGGGAGCCCGATGCGCGCTGGAGGGAGAAGGGCGAAGCGGAGGCGGAGCGGCAGCGCACCCGGGAGCGGCTGGAAGCCACGCTGGCCGGGCTGGGCGAGCTGGAGTACCTGCGGCAgcggcaggagctgctggtgaagAGCCTCCTGCTTCGGCGGCCGGCGGGAGCGGCGCCCGGGGCGCAGGGCGGCCGCGGGGACACGCCGGGAGAGGGACCGCCGCCGCGCAGCCTGGAGGAGAAGTTCCTGGAGGAGAACATCCTCCTCCTGCGGAGGCAGCTG AACTGCTTGAGGAGGAGGGATGCTGGCTTATTAAATCAGCTACAAGAGCTGGATAAGCAAATAAGTGATCTCCGCCTGGACGTGGAAAAAACAACAGATGAACACCTTGAGACAGACAGTCGTCCAAGTTCAG GGTTTTATGAGCTGAGTGATGGAGCTTCTGGATCGCTTTCCAATTCATCTAACTCTGTCTTCA ATGTACATCCCAAGTACCAGTGCGATCTGGTGTCTAAAAACGGGAACGACATCTACCGCTACCCCAGCCCGCTCCACGCTGTGGCTGTGCAGAGTCCCATGTTCCTCCTCCCTGTGACTGAAACCCCTCAGCGAGAAGAGGAGAGGCTCGGTTGCGATATTAGCGACGTTTGCACCCCGTCTGAAACGGACTCGGGGCAATCCGCCAACACCTTTGTCCCGCAGAGCTCCTGGACGGCGCCCTGCCCTTCCACCAGCAAGAGGATAGACAGTTACATCTTGAGCCTGGTTCAGAAAAAGACTCACGCGGTAAGGACTAACAAACCCAGGACGAGCCTCAATGCCGATCCCACCAAAGGGATCTTGAGGCATGGAAGCATGTGTGTCAGGCAGCCGGCACCGGTGGTGGCTCACGGCAACGTGGTGAACCTGAAGAGCACCAAGCAGGTGTGTTTGCCTCCTGGTGGGACCCCAGCTCTGGACCACACAGCACCCTCTCCGTTAAAGCAGAGGCCGAGGGAGCCAGCTGGTGAGCAGCTGGAGAGTAGGAAGGCACCTTTACCAGTAGGTTTTCCACCCAGCACAACAACAGAACTTCAGAGCAAACACCTGCCACGAGGTGTCAAACCGGCACCGCTGGAGCTCAACCGCAACGCGGTGGCCACAGCAGGGGATGTCCCCAAGGAGAACAGCCAGCTCTTCGCTGCGTCTCCCAAAGAGAGCCCAGGGAAGCCCGTGGTGCTGCAGCCAGAGAACAGGGTCAGCCAGCCCCCCAAAAAGATCCTGCTGAAGAGCAGCTTGCAGGCAGCTCGCTCCTCGTCGCCGGCTGTCGAGGAGAGGCCCGCGCTGGATTTCAAAAGCGAGGGCTCTTCCTCGCAGAGCCTGGACGATGGGCTGCTGGTGAACGCCCAGTacatcccagcccagcagcagagcatgAAGCTTCACAAAGGCACCCGCAACGTCAAGATCTTGAAAAGCTCCGCCTTGAAACACAGGTCCCACCTTGCCAACGGGCTAGAGAACAGCTCGCAGACCTTGCGGgagaaaaccaaaccagttGGCAAGAAGTGCCGCTTTCCCGAGGAGTTGGATACaaataagaaactgaaaaagcCCTCGTCCCGGGGGAAGAGAGGCAGCGGTTTGCCGCTGGAGCCGGGCCCCCCCAGCCGGCAGGGTGGTGGCCTGCACAGATCCACCCTGCGGTCCCACGGGCACGGCCGAGAGGTCGTGGTGGCCAAGCCGAAACACAAGCGTGCCGACTACCGCCGGTGGAAGTCGTCAGCGGAGATTTCCTACGAGGAGGCCCTGCGGAGGGCCAGGAGGAACCGGCGGGAAGGCGTGGGGGTGTACCCACAGGTCCCCCTGCCCTACGTGAGCCCCTACGCCTACGTGGCCAGCGACTCGGAGTACTCAGCCGAGTGCGAGTCCTTGTTCCACTCCACTGTGGTGGACACGAGCGAGGACGAGCAGAGCAACTACACGACGAACTGCTTTGGAGACAGCGAGTCAAGCCTGAGCGAGGTGGAGTTCGTAGGGGAGAGCACAACCACCAGCGACTCTGATGAGAGCGGGGGCCTGATTTGGTCCCAGTTTGTCCAGACGCTCCCTATCCAAACAGTCACGGCGCCAGAGCTGCATGAAAATGCAGCAAAGGCCTTTGTCAAAATCAAAGCCTCCCATAACCTCAAGAAGAAGATCCTCCGCTTTCGGTCAGGCTCCCTGAAGCTCATGACAACCGTCTAG